A region of the Kribbella sp. NBC_01245 genome:
CTTGATCACGGGAATCGGCTGCGAGGCCAGCCGTTCCGCCCGCGAACGTGATGGCGGCTGCCGTCAGCAGCGCGGTTGCCAGCACTAATGGTCGGGATGGTTTGCGCACGTCGTCACCTCCTGGTGGCGTCTTTGCCACCGTGGTCTTACTTCCTGAAGATCTCGAAGATCGTGCCGGTCGACAGCGACACCACGAACAAGTTGCCATTCGGGCCGGTCTCAATGTCGGTACTGACGCCGAAGCCGCTGCCGAACAGCAGGCTCTCGCTCTCGGTGATGTCGTGCTTCGCGTTGTTGTCCGCGACGCGGTCTTGCAGTCGTCGGTCGTCGACGGCGATCATGCGCCGGTTGCCGGTCAGGTTGAAGTGGAACAGGTGGCCACCGGCGGTCAGCGGCGTCGCCGCACCGACGAACAGGTCGTTGGCGTACTGCGGACCGAGCCCGCCGCTCGACAGGAAGCCGATGGCCGCCGGGGGTACGGCGAACTTCCAGCTGAACTCCGGATCGCTGTATCGCGAACCGGGCAGCACGAACAGCCTCGACAGAGCCTGCTGCGGGCTGTCGGCGATGTTGGTCGCCGGCCACCTGATCTGCTGCAGCTGTGCGCCCGCGAGCCCACCCGATGGCGGCAGCGCGAGCTCTATCTGCTTGAACTGCGCGACCCGGGACACCGGACCCATGGCCTGGATCCACCCGCCGTTCATGCCCGGTTCGACCCGGTTGAGCTCGTCGAACGCGTCGTCGGCGTTCTGCTGGTCCCACAGGTCCCCCGACACCGGGTCGACCGCGATCCCGAAGGTGTTGCGCAGACCGTACGCGAACACACGCTGGATGTTCGCGCCGACTTCCCCGCCGATCTGGGCACCGACGTCGAAGAACGGGTTGTCCGAAGGCGTCGCCCCGTCATCGTTCACCCGGAGGATGACGCCACTCAGGTGCGCGTCGTCGGGAGCAGGTCCGCCGAACTGGTCGTCAGCCGTCGGAGGCGTCGGCCCCAGCGGGAGATTCTGCATCTGGCCGCGGCGCCCCAGGTCGCCGACCGGGACGTACAGCTTCCCGTCGGCCCCGAACTCGATGGCGCCGCCGTCGTGGTTCCCGCGCGCCGGCTGAGCACTGTCGTTCTGACCGGGGGGCTCGGGCGCGCCGTCGTGCTGGAACGACCGCAGCATGAGCAGATTGTGGTCGAACACCAGCGCCGAGCCCGTCCACTCGAAACGGTCGACGCGGTTTCCGAGCAGCGGGACGGCCAGAATGTTCGCGCTGTCAGCTCCCGCCTCCGGAGTCTCGGCGCATCGCTCGCGCCTTGGGATGAACGGATTGCTCGCGTCCGGAGGTGGAGCCGCGCAGCTCCAGTACAGGTAGACACCCGGATCGTCCGGGAAGTCCGGGTGCAACGCGATGCCCAGCAGCCCTCGCTCAGACGCGGAGTTCACGGCGAGGTCGAGCACAACCCCCTGCGCAGTCCCGTCGACAACGCGCTTCACGTTGCCCGTGTTCTTCTCCAGCACCAGGAAGTCGTTCGGGCTCAGGAACGCCATCGTGCTCGGCGTAACCAGCCCGCTGACCACAGTCCTGACGCTGAGATCGGGGTCCACCACCGTCGGCCCGGTTTGCGCCGCCACCGGTGACGTTGCGGCTCCCACGGAAGCTGCCAGCCCAGCAAAGGCGGCCACCGCCGCGAGCCGTGAAGCCGTCGCACACAATCGGTTCATGAGGCACCACCCCTCGATCGAACTCATTCGGTATCTCTGGTTGGCGTTGTCACCTCGTGGTCGACAGAGTCGCCGGC
Encoded here:
- a CDS encoding PQQ-dependent sugar dehydrogenase; translation: MAAQTGPTVVDPDLSVRTVVSGLVTPSTMAFLSPNDFLVLEKNTGNVKRVVDGTAQGVVLDLAVNSASERGLLGIALHPDFPDDPGVYLYWSCAAPPPDASNPFIPRRERCAETPEAGADSANILAVPLLGNRVDRFEWTGSALVFDHNLLMLRSFQHDGAPEPPGQNDSAQPARGNHDGGAIEFGADGKLYVPVGDLGRRGQMQNLPLGPTPPTADDQFGGPAPDDAHLSGVILRVNDDGATPSDNPFFDVGAQIGGEVGANIQRVFAYGLRNTFGIAVDPVSGDLWDQQNADDAFDELNRVEPGMNGGWIQAMGPVSRVAQFKQIELALPPSGGLAGAQLQQIRWPATNIADSPQQALSRLFVLPGSRYSDPEFSWKFAVPPAAIGFLSSGGLGPQYANDLFVGAATPLTAGGHLFHFNLTGNRRMIAVDDRRLQDRVADNNAKHDITESESLLFGSGFGVSTDIETGPNGNLFVVSLSTGTIFEIFRK